CGCCGCCAGGGTATTCGCCACGGCGCACTCGGTGTCGTTGTGGACGTGGATGCCGAGCGGCGTCTCGGGCTTCACGTGCTTCTTGACCTCCCGGATGATCTCCACGACCTCGTGGGGCAGGCCGCCGCCGTTCGTGTCGCACAGCACGAGGCAGTGGGCCCCCGCGGCCTCCGCCGCCTTGAGCGTGGCGAGCGCGTACTCGCGGTTCTTCTTGAAGCCGTCGAAGAAGTGCTCGGCGTCGTAGATGACCTCCTCGAAGTGCTTGAGGAGGTAGGCGACCGAATCGCCGATCATGGCGATGTTCTCTTCGAGCGTGGTGCCGAGCGCGTGCGTCACGTGCAGGTCCCACGACTTGCCGAAGATGGTGACGACGGGCGGCCCGGCCTCGACGAGCGCCAGGATGTTGCTGTCCTCCTGCGGCCTCACGCCGGGGCGCCGCGTCGAGCCGAACGCGGTGATCTTGGCGGTCTTGAAGACGGCGTCCTGGACGCGCTTGAAGAATCGCAGGTCCTTGGGGTTGGAGCCGGGCCAGCCGCCCTCGATGTAGTGGATGCCGAGGGCGTCGAGGCGCTGGGCGATCCTGACCTTGTCCTCCATAGAGAAGGACACGCCCTCTCCCTGGGTGCCGTCGCGCAGCGTCGTATCGTAAACCTTGATTTCCCGTGACATGGGACGCCTATCATCCCGCCGCCCCGCCCCGGGTGTCAAGTTTGCGCGCCTTCCCCTCTCCCCCACCGGGGGAGAGGGCCGCAGTTCGAGCTGAGACGCTTGCGGCGAGGCGAGGGCTGAGAGAGGGTGAGGGGGTGCAGCTACGCCGTCAGAGGCCGAGGGTGGCCTTGACCCGCCTCCACGGAATGCGCTTGCGATTCTTAGGATCGGCCAGCGCCTTGCGCGCCGCCTCAACATCGATCTGATCCTCGAGAGTCTCGAGCATCCGCAGATCGTTCAGCGACACAAGCGCCGCCATTGGCTTGCCCCGCTGCTGGATGACGATGCGGTCGCCCGGAGACGCCACCCGACTGATTGCGCCGGAGAATCCCTTCCGCGGCGCTCCCGCCTTCTGGGATCGCGTCATTTTGAGCGCTCGTCCGATAGCGTCCAATGAAAGCCCTCTCGAAAATCCTGGAAACGCACTGGAGAGATCCAGTTATACGACGCCGGCGGCGCGGAGCTTGTCGATCTTGGACTTGGGGATGCGCAGGAGGCCGCTCAGGATCTCTTCGGTGTGCTGGCCGAGGAGGGGCGCGGGGGCTTGGGCGGCGCCCGGGGTGTCCCAGAGGCGGATCGGCACGCCCATTGCGGTGACGGCGCCGGCCTTGGGGTGCGCGAGCCGCACGAACATGCCGCGCGCGCGCAGGTGCTCGCTCTCGCAGACCTCGGCGACCGTCTTGATGCGCCCTGCGGGCACGCCCGCCTTGTCGAGACGCGCGAGCCACTCGGCGGCCGGGCGGGTGGAGAAGGTCGAG
This DNA window, taken from Candidatus Rokuibacteriota bacterium, encodes the following:
- a CDS encoding type II toxin-antitoxin system Phd/YefM family antitoxin, with the translated sequence MTRSQKAGAPRKGFSGAISRVASPGDRIVIQQRGKPMAALVSLNDLRMLETLEDQIDVEAARKALADPKNRKRIPWRRVKATLGL